The following coding sequences lie in one Paenibacillus durus ATCC 35681 genomic window:
- a CDS encoding DUF2142 domain-containing protein: MFGRYKIENIFLSIGLIFGLLLVFLVPPLQSPDEDSHFKKAYLVSNMHFFPEVGPNGEIGNYISKSIVDFEDSLRYLIGNMDAKYSYKSQYFSSHLEVDKGQSVFIQYSTSQANPILFIPQSLGMFILKVTVDNPLFGFNQSISPINYLYIGRVFNLIFYLVMCYFSLKIIPILKNALLLITLMPMTFSLASSLSYDCVIISTIFLFVAFVLRICIDTKITVIDRRLFLFFLIFSIVIIQFKQVYYPLFLLTLFIPVTKFRNKKAKIIFISSMIAAGVISLLLWSGLTNTLLHKAKAVSDNHSLDQIKFILHSPFQYAEILFNTFKSSLKFYFVGFVGDLGWLDTNYPYLFLILYFAAIIISAFFDNTEFSVRIKLKVFSFTLSFIVIILIETALYAIWTSLDGMGGVGAALVTGVQGRYFIPISITMLIIFKNNFSSQNKFINSLSNKISFLVPHFIVFSMILTILIILIRYWIPVV; the protein is encoded by the coding sequence GTGTTTGGACGCTATAAAATTGAAAATATATTTTTATCGATAGGTCTCATTTTTGGATTGTTACTGGTCTTTTTAGTACCACCGCTGCAATCACCCGATGAAGACAGCCACTTTAAAAAAGCATATCTAGTTTCTAATATGCACTTTTTCCCTGAAGTTGGCCCAAACGGAGAAATTGGAAACTATATATCCAAATCAATCGTGGATTTCGAAGACAGTCTAAGATACCTGATTGGGAATATGGATGCCAAGTACAGCTATAAGAGCCAGTACTTCTCTTCTCATTTGGAAGTGGATAAGGGACAATCTGTTTTTATACAATATTCGACATCTCAAGCTAATCCGATCTTGTTCATCCCTCAATCTTTAGGGATGTTTATTTTGAAAGTGACCGTAGACAATCCGCTATTCGGGTTTAACCAAAGCATATCTCCTATAAATTATTTATACATAGGACGTGTATTTAATTTAATATTTTATTTAGTCATGTGTTACTTCTCTTTGAAAATAATACCAATATTGAAAAATGCATTATTACTAATCACATTGATGCCCATGACCTTTAGTCTTGCTTCTTCGTTAAGCTATGACTGCGTTATAATAAGTACAATTTTCTTGTTTGTGGCGTTTGTGCTAAGAATATGTATAGATACAAAAATTACGGTTATTGATAGAAGATTATTTTTGTTTTTCTTAATTTTTTCAATAGTAATTATTCAATTTAAACAAGTTTACTACCCTTTATTTCTTCTAACTCTTTTTATTCCTGTCACAAAATTCCGTAATAAGAAAGCTAAAATCATTTTTATTTCTTCGATGATTGCCGCAGGTGTAATATCCTTGTTATTATGGAGTGGGCTTACGAACACCTTGCTTCATAAAGCAAAAGCTGTCTCGGATAATCACTCTTTGGATCAAATTAAATTTATTTTGCATTCACCTTTTCAATACGCTGAGATTTTATTCAATACATTTAAGAGTAGCCTTAAATTTTACTTTGTTGGCTTTGTTGGAGATTTAGGATGGCTGGATACAAATTACCCTTATTTATTTTTGATTCTTTATTTTGCAGCTATCATTATTTCTGCGTTTTTTGATAATACCGAATTTTCGGTTAGAATCAAGTTGAAGGTGTTTAGCTTTACACTCAGCTTTATAGTAATTATTTTAATAGAAACAGCACTTTATGCGATTTGGACATCCTTGGACGGTATGGGTGGAGTGGGTGCTGCTTTGGTCACGGGCGTTCAAGGCCGTTACTTTATTCCTATCTCAATTACTATGCTCATTATTTTTAAGAACAACTTTTCGTCCCAAAATAAATTTATAAATAGTCTATCAAACAAAATCAGTTTTTTAGTGCCCCACTTCATTGTTTTTTCAATGATATTGACGATCCTGATCATATTAATAAGATACTGGATCCCAGTAGTTTAA
- a CDS encoding glycosyltransferase: protein MGVSNLIRKSISVVKYEGFNSLMRKSYKYTKKRLLKTGSAHNIAYKDVLFINGCTLPHPQRYRVDHQIEQLHFNGYSCDTIYYENLTMESVGYYRAFVFFRCPHTELIGNFINKAKYFNKTVFFDIDDLVIDYKYVKDIRHLKSFSQAEMDAYMDGVNRTRLTLSMCDYAITTTGRLAAELQPYVKEVFINRNVASEKMVELSYTAIENLPSPVNKGRVILGYFSGSITHNEDFDLILQPIVTMMGKYENVYLKIVGFLDVPEPLEKYKDRIIAEKFTKWERLPELIRSVDINLAPLVDTVFNEAKSENKWMEAAFVKVPTIASNVGAFKEVMNHLETGVLCNNEEEWEKHLSELIEKESLRKSLAENAFKAVSQKWMTARSGCQLFQFIHSRLAENIAFVLPSTQISGGVNVVIKHANILRDAGKDVSIISMSEDDDNIINKDGEINVISYHRHSFHGLFDKCVATLWTTISFLNIYPKIGEKLYLVQNFETDFYEVGNYSRVMANLTYNSFNNIKYITISKWCEDWLKEEFGKEVKFAPNGLDLSLFRYKERKFEPGKKVRILVEGNSKDHYKNVDESFKIVNQLDQEHFEIWYLSYNGEPKEWYRVDKFFNKVPYDKVGEVYGSCDILLKSSKLESFSYPPLEMMATGGISIVAPNAGNIEYLKNGGNCLLYEQGNIEDALQKIKAVCQDSELRKKLLKYGLETAKGREWGNLINNILELYGYNHKSLKVYEDLYEKMEIV, encoded by the coding sequence GTGGGAGTTTCAAATTTGATTCGAAAGTCTATTTCAGTAGTTAAATACGAGGGTTTTAATAGTTTGATGAGGAAGTCGTATAAATACACTAAAAAGAGGCTGCTTAAAACCGGGAGCGCCCATAATATAGCCTATAAAGATGTCTTGTTTATTAATGGATGCACGCTACCGCACCCTCAGCGTTACCGGGTGGATCACCAGATTGAACAGCTGCATTTTAATGGCTATTCCTGTGATACGATTTATTATGAAAATCTGACCATGGAGTCTGTGGGCTACTATAGAGCATTTGTATTTTTCCGTTGTCCTCATACTGAATTGATAGGCAACTTCATCAATAAAGCGAAGTATTTTAATAAAACCGTCTTTTTTGATATTGATGATTTAGTCATTGACTACAAATATGTGAAGGATATCCGTCATTTAAAGAGCTTTAGCCAAGCTGAAATGGATGCTTATATGGATGGTGTTAACCGAACGCGGTTAACTCTCTCCATGTGCGATTATGCCATTACTACAACAGGCCGGTTAGCCGCCGAATTGCAGCCTTACGTGAAGGAAGTATTCATTAACCGAAATGTAGCTTCTGAGAAAATGGTTGAGTTATCTTATACAGCGATCGAGAACCTTCCTTCTCCTGTAAATAAGGGCCGGGTCATTCTGGGTTATTTTAGCGGAAGTATTACTCATAATGAGGATTTTGATTTAATACTGCAACCTATAGTTACCATGATGGGGAAATACGAAAATGTTTATTTGAAGATCGTTGGCTTCCTGGATGTGCCTGAACCGCTGGAAAAATATAAAGATCGGATCATTGCCGAGAAGTTTACGAAGTGGGAAAGACTCCCCGAACTGATTAGAAGCGTCGACATAAACTTGGCACCCTTGGTGGATACTGTTTTCAACGAAGCTAAATCTGAAAATAAATGGATGGAAGCGGCCTTTGTCAAAGTGCCGACAATCGCCAGTAATGTCGGAGCATTTAAAGAAGTTATGAATCACCTGGAGACCGGGGTCTTGTGCAATAATGAAGAGGAATGGGAAAAACATCTTTCCGAACTGATTGAAAAAGAGAGTTTAAGAAAAAGTCTTGCTGAGAATGCATTTAAAGCGGTGAGCCAAAAGTGGATGACCGCCAGATCAGGTTGCCAATTGTTTCAATTTATCCATTCTCGCCTAGCTGAAAACATTGCCTTTGTTCTTCCCTCTACACAGATTAGCGGTGGGGTAAATGTAGTTATCAAACATGCCAATATTCTTAGAGATGCAGGAAAAGATGTTTCGATTATATCCATGAGCGAAGACGATGATAATATTATCAATAAAGATGGGGAAATAAATGTTATCTCCTATCATCGCCACTCTTTCCATGGGCTTTTTGATAAATGTGTTGCTACGTTGTGGACAACAATATCGTTCTTAAACATTTACCCCAAGATCGGCGAGAAATTGTATCTGGTCCAAAACTTTGAAACAGACTTTTATGAGGTAGGCAATTATTCAAGAGTAATGGCCAATCTGACATACAATTCTTTCAACAATATTAAATATATTACGATCTCCAAATGGTGCGAAGATTGGTTGAAGGAGGAGTTCGGAAAGGAAGTAAAGTTCGCACCTAACGGACTTGATCTTTCCCTATTCCGGTATAAAGAGCGTAAATTTGAACCCGGCAAAAAAGTAAGAATTCTGGTTGAAGGGAATTCCAAAGATCATTATAAAAATGTAGATGAAAGCTTTAAAATCGTTAACCAATTAGACCAGGAACATTTCGAAATCTGGTACCTGTCATACAATGGGGAGCCTAAAGAATGGTATCGTGTTGATAAATTCTTCAATAAAGTTCCTTATGACAAAGTCGGTGAGGTATATGGAAGTTGCGATATCCTTTTGAAGTCAAGCAAGCTCGAGAGCTTCTCATACCCTCCGTTGGAAATGATGGCTACCGGCGGTATATCTATTGTTGCTCCAAACGCAGGGAATATTGAATACTTGAAAAACGGGGGGAATTGCCTGTTATATGAACAAGGGAATATTGAGGATGCCCTGCAAAAGATCAAAGCTGTATGCCAAGACAGTGAATTGAGAAAAAAACTGCTGAAATACGGTTTGGAAACAGCCAAGGGAAGAGAATGGGGGAATTTAATAAATAATATTCTTGAACTATATGGATATAACCATAAATCATTAAAAGTATATGAGGATCTATATGAAAAAATGGAAATCGTTTAA